The Candidatus Methylomirabilota bacterium genome has a segment encoding these proteins:
- a CDS encoding UbiD family decarboxylase has product MSQDLRSFVAAYERAYPGEVVRIAEPVSIEHDVMAVVLEYERRRRWPILFFEKVAGHDIPIVANVVASRRTLAFALGVDERGLAAEYARRIKEYQKPVVVPDPAFRARVVSGDAVSLEALPIPVYFPGDAGRYLTAGMLVARDPDTGVETEGYHRFQVKGPRRLGVSLHSRRRMFEYQRRAEAKGRPLPCAVVLGLHPLIAMGSLAYPPPDVGKFEVVGGLLGEPLEVAPCLTTDLLVPAAAEIVIEGEILPGVREPEGPFGEFTGYVSRRSTEHVFVAKALAMRERPWFQSIGSGRAGDHITTLGLVREAEITNALARVIPNVRGVHVPLSGTSSFTAYVAIRQSRPGEAKHVIPIVLGVDHYLKLVIVVDDDIDVFDESDVLWAVATRMQADRDLVTIAGSLGAMLDPSADDWGVTAKLGIDATRPFGQPFAEKLVMPAEKMAWARALVERLGK; this is encoded by the coding sequence GTGAGCCAGGACCTCCGGAGCTTCGTCGCCGCGTACGAGCGCGCGTACCCGGGCGAGGTCGTGCGGATCGCCGAGCCCGTCTCGATCGAGCACGACGTGATGGCGGTCGTGCTCGAGTACGAGCGGCGGCGCCGCTGGCCGATCCTCTTCTTCGAGAAGGTCGCGGGCCACGACATCCCGATCGTCGCCAACGTCGTCGCGAGCCGCCGCACGCTCGCCTTCGCGCTCGGTGTCGACGAGCGCGGGCTCGCCGCCGAGTACGCGCGGCGGATCAAGGAGTACCAGAAGCCCGTCGTGGTCCCCGACCCGGCCTTCCGCGCGCGCGTCGTCAGCGGCGACGCCGTGAGCCTCGAGGCGCTGCCGATCCCCGTCTACTTCCCCGGCGACGCGGGACGCTACCTCACGGCCGGCATGCTCGTCGCGCGCGATCCCGACACGGGCGTCGAGACGGAGGGCTACCACCGCTTCCAGGTGAAGGGCCCGCGGCGCCTCGGCGTGAGCCTTCACTCGCGGCGCCGCATGTTCGAGTACCAGCGCCGCGCGGAGGCAAAGGGCCGGCCGCTCCCCTGCGCCGTCGTTCTCGGTCTCCACCCACTCATCGCGATGGGTTCGCTCGCGTACCCGCCCCCCGACGTCGGGAAGTTCGAGGTCGTCGGCGGCCTCCTCGGCGAGCCGCTCGAGGTCGCGCCGTGCCTGACGACCGACCTCCTGGTGCCCGCCGCGGCGGAGATCGTCATCGAGGGGGAGATCCTGCCGGGCGTGCGCGAGCCCGAGGGGCCCTTCGGCGAGTTCACCGGCTACGTCTCGCGCCGCTCGACGGAGCACGTCTTCGTCGCGAAGGCGCTCGCGATGCGGGAGCGGCCCTGGTTCCAGTCGATCGGATCGGGGCGCGCTGGCGACCACATCACGACCCTCGGGCTCGTCCGTGAGGCCGAGATCACGAACGCGCTCGCGCGCGTCATCCCCAACGTCCGCGGCGTCCACGTGCCGCTGTCCGGCACGTCGTCGTTCACGGCGTACGTCGCGATCCGGCAGAGCCGCCCGGGCGAGGCCAAGCACGTCATCCCGATCGTGCTGGGCGTCGACCATTACCTGAAGCTCGTGATCGTGGTGGACGACGACATCGACGTCTTCGACGAGTCGGACGTCTTGTGGGCGGTCGCCACGCGCATGCAGGCCGACCGCGATCTGGTGACGATCGCCGGGAGCCTCGGCGCGATGCTCGACCCGAGCGCCGACGACTGGGGCGTCACCGCGAAGCTCGGGATCGACGCGACGCGCCCGTTCGGTCAGCCCTTTGCGGAGAAGCTCGTCATGCCGGCCGAGAAGATGGCCTGGGCGCGTGCGCTGGTGGAGCGGCTCGGGAAATGA
- a CDS encoding type II secretion system protein GspG, which produces PLYANVQARARIAKAQADARAIASAVSIYSAHMGNVPTATDLSELTVVLTNGQGQTAGPFLARVPSVPANWLPAAGYAYAASTVSSTFNISAVGDGATVTVP; this is translated from the coding sequence CCGCTCTACGCCAACGTGCAGGCGCGGGCGCGGATCGCCAAGGCCCAGGCCGACGCGCGGGCGATCGCGTCCGCGGTGTCGATCTACTCGGCCCACATGGGCAACGTGCCGACGGCGACGGACCTTAGCGAGTTGACGGTGGTGCTCACGAACGGGCAGGGGCAGACGGCCGGACCGTTCCTGGCGCGCGTGCCGTCCGTGCCCGCGAACTGGTTGCCCGCCGCGGGCTACGCGTACGCCGCGAGCACCGTGTCGTCGACGTTCAACATCTCAGCGGTCGGCGACGGCGCGACCGTTACGGTCCCGTAG
- a CDS encoding ABC transporter substrate-binding protein: protein MRKSVARAVLTVLGLALAVAGPGVAQRGPIKIGFVVSETGFLAANGKDMINGLQLFLDEQGGKLAGREVKLTIEDDEGKPATGLTKVRSLVEGEGVHVLIGPVSAAIGYAIAPYVDQKKVPTIHPIVAADDLTQRKRSPWIVRPSWASSQPSHPFGKWVYENLRYKRIAMIGYDFAFGWEVAAGFQRTFEEAGGQVVQKLWSPLNTADYAPYITGLRRDVDAIYCIFSGADALRFAKQFADSALKGKVPLVCGGTFTDEHVLRSMGDEVLGVVTALHYSAALATPANQRFVRAYEAKYKQVPSYYSEGPYVAGIMLKAALEATGGDVENGEKLIGALRRVDLSDAPRGPVKFDEYGNPIENIYIRKVERVGGRLQNTVIHTIPAVSQFWIYNPKEFLANPVYSRDFPPCKHC from the coding sequence ATGCGAAAGTCCGTCGCGCGCGCCGTCCTCACCGTCCTCGGGCTGGCGCTGGCCGTCGCGGGCCCGGGCGTGGCCCAGCGGGGCCCGATCAAGATCGGGTTCGTCGTCTCCGAGACCGGGTTCCTCGCCGCCAACGGGAAGGACATGATCAACGGGCTCCAGCTCTTCCTCGACGAGCAGGGCGGCAAGCTCGCGGGACGGGAGGTCAAGCTCACCATCGAGGACGACGAGGGCAAGCCCGCGACCGGCCTCACGAAGGTGCGGAGTCTCGTCGAGGGGGAGGGGGTCCACGTGCTGATCGGCCCGGTGAGCGCGGCGATCGGCTACGCGATCGCGCCCTACGTCGACCAGAAGAAGGTCCCGACCATCCATCCGATCGTGGCCGCCGACGACCTCACGCAGCGCAAGCGCAGCCCGTGGATCGTCCGCCCGAGCTGGGCGAGCTCGCAGCCGTCGCACCCGTTCGGGAAATGGGTCTACGAGAACCTCCGCTACAAGCGGATCGCGATGATCGGCTACGACTTCGCGTTCGGCTGGGAGGTCGCGGCCGGCTTCCAGCGGACCTTCGAGGAGGCCGGCGGCCAGGTCGTGCAGAAGCTCTGGTCGCCGCTGAACACCGCCGACTACGCCCCCTACATCACGGGGCTGCGCCGCGACGTGGACGCGATCTACTGCATCTTCTCCGGCGCCGACGCGCTCCGCTTCGCGAAGCAGTTCGCCGACTCCGCGCTGAAGGGGAAGGTGCCGCTCGTCTGCGGCGGGACGTTCACCGACGAGCACGTGCTGCGCTCGATGGGCGACGAGGTCCTGGGCGTCGTCACCGCGCTCCACTACTCGGCGGCGCTCGCCACCCCGGCCAACCAGCGGTTCGTCCGGGCCTACGAGGCCAAGTACAAGCAGGTGCCGTCCTATTACTCCGAGGGGCCGTACGTCGCCGGCATCATGCTGAAGGCGGCGCTCGAGGCGACGGGCGGCGACGTGGAGAACGGCGAGAAGCTCATCGGCGCGCTCCGGCGCGTGGATCTCTCCGACGCGCCGCGGGGTCCCGTGAAGTTCGACGAGTACGGCAACCCGATCGAGAACATCTACATCCGCAAGGTCGAGCGCGTCGGCGGCCGTCTGCAGAACACGGTCATCCACACCATCCCGGCCGTCAGCCAGTTCTGGATCTACAACCCGAAGGAGTTCCTGGCGAACCCGGTCTACTCGCGCGACTTCCCGCCGTGCAAGCACTGCTAG
- a CDS encoding isochorismatase family cysteine hydrolase, producing MIRLDPRATAAVAIDMHRGHLDPAVATLPLPAERCGPVVKRAAALFAELRARRVPVVHVVTEYRDPAEIAANPFWKSIDDDPTKARKGILRHNLAGGPGTEIMPELLDPRDLVVRGKKRYSAFHATDLEFVLRRTLGADTLVLAGINTSTCVLCAAFEATNRDFRVVVAADAVDSMDGEEMHRFSLRLVAQALGWPLDNDAIIRALSR from the coding sequence ATGATCCGGCTGGACCCGCGCGCCACCGCCGCCGTCGCGATCGACATGCACCGCGGCCACCTCGACCCGGCGGTCGCGACGCTTCCGCTGCCGGCCGAGCGCTGCGGGCCCGTCGTCAAGCGGGCGGCCGCGCTCTTCGCCGAGCTGCGCGCCCGCCGCGTGCCCGTCGTCCACGTGGTCACCGAGTACCGCGACCCGGCCGAGATCGCCGCGAACCCCTTCTGGAAGTCCATCGACGACGATCCGACCAAGGCGCGGAAGGGGATCCTCCGACACAACCTCGCCGGGGGCCCGGGCACGGAGATCATGCCCGAGCTCCTCGACCCGCGGGACCTCGTCGTCCGCGGCAAGAAGCGCTACAGCGCGTTCCACGCGACCGACCTCGAGTTCGTCCTGCGCCGGACGCTCGGCGCCGACACGCTGGTCCTCGCCGGCATCAACACGTCCACGTGCGTCCTCTGCGCGGCCTTCGAGGCGACGAACCGCGACTTCCGCGTGGTCGTCGCCGCCGACGCCGTGGACTCGATGGACGGTGAGGAGATGCATCGGTTCTCGCTCAGACTCGTGGCGCAGGCGCTCGGCTGGCCGCTCGACAACGACGCGATCATCCGCGCGCTGTCCCGATAG